From the Theobroma cacao cultivar B97-61/B2 chromosome 2, Criollo_cocoa_genome_V2, whole genome shotgun sequence genome, one window contains:
- the LOC18608376 gene encoding CMP-sialic acid transporter 4, with protein MEYRKIKDEDNDGGTVSDDIENLRGKGFSGASVSNVPVREQSKWKRKTVVTLALTFLTSSQAILIVWSKRAGKYEYSVTTANFLVETLKCALSLAALARIWKTEGVTEDNRLRTTLDEVIVYPIPAVLYLVKNLLQYYIFAYVDAPGYQILKNLNIISTGVLYRIILKKKLSEIQWAAFILLCAGCTTAQLNSRSDHVLQTPLQGWIMAIVMALLSGFAGVYTEAIIKKRPSRNINVQNFWLYIFGMAFNAGAILIQDFDAVVDKGFFHGYSVITTLMILNHALSGIAVSMVMKYADNIVKVYSTSVAMLLTAVVSVFLFGFQLTLAFFLGATVVSVSVYLHSAGKLQR; from the exons ATGGAGTATCGCAAAATCAAAGATGAG GATAATGATGGAGGAACAGTAAGCGATGACATTGAGAATCTGCGAGGCAAAGGGTTTTCGGGTG CTTCTGTAAGTAATGTGCCTGTAAGGGAACAGTCCAAGTGGAAACGCAA GACAGTTGTTACACTTGCATTGACTTTTCTTACGAGTTCACAAGCAATACTTATTGTCTGGTCGAAGAGGGCTGGGAAGTACGAGTATAGTGTTACAACGGCAAACTTTTTG GTGGAGACTTTGAAATGTGCATTATCACTTGCCGCCTTGGCAAGAATATGGAAAACTGAAGGTGTTACAGAAGATAACAG GTTGAGGACAACCCTTGATGAAGTTATTGTTTATCCCATTCCTGCTGTACTTTATCTTGTAAAGAATTTGCTACAG TATTACATCTTTGCCTATGTTGATGCTCCTGGTTATCAGATACTGAAGAACCTGAATATTATCAGTACTGGTGTTTTGTATCGTATTATCCTTAAGAAAAA ATTAAGTGAGATTCAATGGGcagctttcattcttctctGTGCTGGCTGTACCACAGCGCAACTAAACTCTCG TTCTGATCATGTACTTCAAACACCTCTGCAaggttggataatggccatt GTAATGGCTCTTTTGAGTGGATTTGCAGGAGTGTACACTGAG GCTATAATTAAGAAGCGTCCATCAAGGAATATAAATGTGCAGAACTTCTGGTTGTATATCTTTGGAATGGCCTTCAATGCTGGAGCAATACTAATCCAAGATTTTGATGCTGTTGTGGACAA GGGTTTCTTCCATGGATACTCAGTAATTACCACTCTCATGATCCTTAACCATGCACTCAG TGGCATTGCTGTATCAATGGTAATGAAATATGCTGACAATATTGTGAAG GTGTATTCTACTTCGGTGGCAATGCTTCTCACAGCAGTTGTCTCTGTGTTTCTGTTTGGCTTTCAGCTTACCCTTGCTTTCTTCCTTGGTGCTAC TGTTGTGTCAGTCTCGGTATACCTACACTCTGCAGGGAAGCTGCAAAGATAG